A genomic stretch from Defluviitalea raffinosedens includes:
- a CDS encoding GrpB family protein — MKVEVVDYNPEWPILFREEAEKIKGILGDELIEIHHIGSTSVENLKAKPVIDIMPVVRDITKIDACNEAFERLGYEPKGEFGIPGRRFFRKGIEVRTHHVHIFDISNSKEVKRHLAVRDYLRTHPQDAFEYGELKSKLAAQYPSDIEAYCDGKDAFVKELERKALKWNEEFN; from the coding sequence ATGAAAGTAGAAGTCGTAGACTATAATCCGGAATGGCCCATTTTATTCAGGGAAGAAGCCGAAAAAATTAAGGGTATTCTTGGGGATGAGTTAATCGAGATTCATCATATCGGGAGCACTTCTGTTGAAAATCTAAAAGCTAAGCCTGTTATTGACATTATGCCGGTGGTAAGGGATATTACAAAGATTGATGCCTGCAATGAAGCATTTGAGCGTTTGGGTTATGAGCCAAAAGGGGAATTTGGTATACCTGGCAGGAGATTTTTCAGAAAAGGAATAGAGGTCAGGACCCACCATGTTCATATATTTGACATCAGTAATTCTAAGGAGGTCAAAAGGCATCTGGCAGTACGGGACTATTTAAGAACCCATCCTCAGGATGCTTTTGAATATGGAGAACTAAAGAGTAAATTGGCTGCTCAATACCCTTCAGATATAGAGGCTTATTGTGATGGAAAAGATGCTTTTGTTAAAGAATTAGAAAGAAAAGCATTAAAGTGGAATGAAGAATTCAATTGA